TGGTAGGTGGCAGCATAAGTGGAAATTTGAGCTGCCCCTTTTTGACAATTGCTGCCTTCCCTTTTTGACAATTGCTGATTGTTGCTTTTGACTAACAGATTGAAGGGAAGCCATGCTTGACTTATATATTGATGCTTTCATTGCTTTCGAGGCATGTCTTTATATAGTACAAGTGGACATGCACCAGTTTAAACTGGTGATAGCTAATGGGGTTATTTACATAAACGTGTAAATGTGATGGTTATTGgagttatttttaaaaatgcatGTGGACTAAAAAGATGTTTCGTAGACaaacgaaaatgaaaaattaggAAGATATTTCGCGTGCAGAAGGAGTATTGATTTCCAAATAGCTATCTACTCTATGCTTTAATAATTAATTCGCCATCATCAAATAGTTTATACTCCCTAGCTCCTTCTTCGAAAAACATGCGGCGGCGTGAGCGgtacaagttttaagaaatactAGATGATtgtattgtaagtggagaaGCTAGGGGTCCCACTTTAAGAAAACATGTTGTTGAAATAGAAATTATATAAAaggagaaaaatgaaaaagatcAAAACCTAGCAAACCTTTAAAAGCACAAAGACGCTAATTAAGGGTCAAGCCTCATTGAAATCTTTCTGGCTAAAATCCAATGAAAAAAACACCTGtaaagaaaaaagagtactcgtctattagaacgaggaaaaaaaaaacagaaacaaGAAGAAGGAATAAAACAATGATAGCAAAAATCAACAAAAAGGACCAAGCCAAGTTTTCCATTCTTTATGTCATCCACCTCACCTCTATCCAGGGCCTCACCCCAATTAGCATCTACTGCCTCTTCAAAATCTTCAACTGCACCACTACCTGCCTCATCTAAGCCACGAAATGAAGAAGCCACTTTTAGAAAACATGTTTGTTATGTTACTTTAACAAAATGCAGTGGTGGGTCatgatgttttttattttttattttttataaataagtatgaaaagtagagataaaaaataaagaaattatggTGGAATAatgtttaaaaatagaaaatgcaTGTATTTGGGAAACAACCTAACACGGCAAATATATGCATATTTTTCGGAGACAAAGggagtactccctctgtcccaactaGCGTGATCAATATCTCTTTTTAGATCGTCTCAActaagaaataataaaataaacagCAAGTTTACAGCAACTAACGTGAtcaatatttctttttgggtcgtcaAATTAAAACAACATCATTTCTGATACTGTtagaatgggacggagggagtactataaaaataataaaataaacagCAAGTTTacaatataaaattgattattataaatataatatattaataataagtACTCAATTACCTCTTACAGACATAACTCATGGATCATAGCTTTTCTCGTATATTATAAAGATATAAAAGTTGTGGGGTCGATGCACAGCTGCTTTCCAACCAAAATATTATCAACTGTGCATtgacaaaataatttaataaaataatcaacGATAATGCCAACACGTGATTCTTGTCTGTCATATCTAATCAAAATACAGAATTAATACTAGTAGTATTTGGTTTATTTATACTTCTCTAGTGTATTGCCGACAAAATAGTTAGTGtctttaagaaattaaatttttacaaatatatCAAGAAAGAATAATCTAATGTAAATGTTTCTGCATCAGCACACAAGGGTGCTATAGGTGTGAAGAATTAAAGTAAAATGGAAGCTATGTATAGAATtgccattttatttttatgggtTTAGCTGTTTAGTGTCAAGAGTATCCAGAGTAATGTCTTTGACCAAATAAATTAGCCCTTGCACTTCTATTATTTCAAATGAAATATCGTGTGCATAAGTGGGAAATGCCTaacaaaagaaatagaaatatggtttcatataaagatatgggaaTGTGATGACAGAGAAGTGGTTGATCTTCAGTCCTCGATGCTCCAAAGGGCCGAGGACTTGGTGAACAAATAGGTTTATATATGGTCATcaaataataacaacaacaacaacaacaacaacaacataataataataataataataataataataataataataataataataagcttGTTACTCGATAGAATCACAGAGAAGGAGGGATTTGAGAATATGATaattaaggaaaaaaataaaagctgCAAAGATGACAAATGTAGTGTGGTCCattattaatttggaattgagTTACAATGGTTGATATTTAATTGTATGCATGGCTCCTGTTTTATATATGGCATGTGATGAAACAATGAAGGATCCACAATTGTGTGTATCCACTTGGtagataagatttattttggaattttaatAAGAAAACATGAAAATGCACATGTACTAGTAGTATAAATAGGAGCAAGAGAGCAAACAGTTAGTACTCACACTGaaatataatattagtatttgaaaGCCATGGCTGCTTCCTtcccccaaaccctaattcctcTTGTTTGTTCCATCACCTTCCTCCTCGCCCTGGCAACCACGCCAGGCGATGCGACCTCCCTCACTGGCCACACGTCCTCCTTCAACCAAAAGTCGCCGCCTTGGAACAGCGTAATCCTGGAAGGCGACGCCCACTACCAAACTGACAGCAACGGGGATGACTACATCAGCCTGACGAAAACCGACGAGTCGGGCAAGGCGCTCCAGTACAGTGCCGGGCGAGTCTACAACGCGAAACCGCTCCAATTCTGGGGAGAGGGGATGCAGGTGCAGATACGACACCAAGCCCCGGGCACGACTCCGGgcaaactttatatatatattattaccaAAGAAGGAGAAAACACTCACATAATGCATGCGCCTTATTGTCtttgatgttttatttttaaaatggtAATTTTGCTGTTCGAATTTGTTTCTAAACTCCTAACTCTGTCCCTACGGCAGATCGACTTTGAAGCAACCATGAAattcatcatcttccccaacagcGATGACACTGACCCGGCCGACGGATTCTGCTTCTTCATCGAGCCCCTGGAGGCCCCTATGGGTGCCAACGGCAGCAGCTTCGGAGTGTTCGACTCGTCCGGCAAGAAGGCCTCAACTTTTGCCATCGAATTCGACCCCTACATAAACACAAATGATCCGAACTACCGCCATGTTGGGATCGACATTGAATCTACTGATTCAGTAGTAACCATGAAGCTCGGCGACGACGCCGACGAGCTTATCGGGATATTGGTGACCGCCCAAATCAGCTACAAGGCAGCTACGACAATGATAAACGTTAAGGTCACCATCGGCCGCTCGAAGAATTATGAGATGAGCTATTTGAAAGACTTGAGTACCGTTCTTCCGCAGGTGGTTAAATGCGGATTTTCCGCCGCCACCGGCGGCCAAGTCGCGGTTCACGACCTCATATCCTGGGAATTCACCACTACCCCCAACACCGTGAAGGGCAGCCGCGGCATTCGTCAAGTTGTGTGATTATATAATGTATGCCGTGAATAAGGACTAGCGATCGAGGGAGAGTATCCTCTCGTTAAGTCTAGAAATTAAATAGAGCTTTATGCTCAATCCCTTGGTTATGTTTTCATGTATATcacctcattaaaaaaaagttatgatTAGTAATTTTGTTATGTAAAAGAAAACGTcgaaaaggaaaagagaaaattgataaaaatataatatatgaaaCACCAAACATGAGAAATGGAAAATGCGG
The genomic region above belongs to Salvia miltiorrhiza cultivar Shanhuang (shh) chromosome 5, IMPLAD_Smil_shh, whole genome shotgun sequence and contains:
- the LOC131026570 gene encoding lectin ConGF-like; its protein translation is MAASFPQTLIPLVCSITFLLALATTPGDATSLTGHTSSFNQKSPPWNSVILEGDAHYQTDSNGDDYISLTKTDESGKALQYSAGRVYNAKPLQFWGEGMQIDFEATMKFIIFPNSDDTDPADGFCFFIEPLEAPMGANGSSFGVFDSSGKKASTFAIEFDPYINTNDPNYRHVGIDIESTDSVVTMKLGDDADELIGILVTAQISYKAATTMINVKVTIGRSKNYEMSYLKDLSTVLPQVVKCGFSAATGGQVAVHDLISWEFTTTPNTVKGSRGIRQVV